From the Alloalcanivorax dieselolei B5 genome, one window contains:
- a CDS encoding ClpXP protease specificity-enhancing factor: protein MSEMTSNRPYLIRATHEWICDNGLTPHLAVDAGYPGTEVPQEFVKDGQIVLNVAPRAVTQFVAGNDEIVFSARFGGVPHHLRVPVGAVIAIFARENGQGMAFEPIDPPPDPPEDGPDDNGPDKGPDKGPRLRVVK, encoded by the coding sequence ATGTCCGAAATGACTTCCAACCGGCCCTATTTGATCCGCGCCACCCATGAGTGGATATGCGATAACGGTCTCACCCCTCATCTGGCGGTGGACGCGGGCTATCCCGGCACCGAAGTGCCGCAGGAATTCGTCAAGGATGGCCAGATCGTACTGAACGTGGCTCCCCGGGCCGTGACCCAGTTCGTGGCGGGCAACGATGAAATCGTCTTTTCTGCCCGTTTCGGCGGCGTGCCGCATCATCTCAGAGTGCCGGTGGGCGCGGTGATCGCGATTTTCGCCCGCGAGAACGGCCAGGGCATGGCGTTCGAGCCCATAGATCCACCCCCGGATCCCCCCGAAGACGGCCCCGATGACAATGGTCCTGACAAAGGCCCCGACAAGGGCCCGCGTTTACGTGTGGTGAAATAA
- the sspA gene encoding stringent starvation protein SspA, whose amino-acid sequence MGVVTKRSSMTFFSSPDDHYSHRVRIVLAEKGVTVDIVDVDSRDKPEDLAALNPYNEVPTLVDRELTLYQSTVIMEYLDERFPHPPLLPVYPVARAQSRLLVHRIERDWCGHVDALVLGEEKDAALNKRRKELREGMIATAPIFNELPFFMSEEFTLVDCVVAPILWRLPVLGVDLPAKQAKPLLDYAERLFDRDSFQASLTEAEREMRLAL is encoded by the coding sequence ATGGGCGTGGTGACCAAACGTTCCTCAATGACTTTCTTCTCTTCCCCGGACGATCACTACAGCCACCGGGTGCGTATTGTCCTGGCGGAGAAGGGCGTAACCGTGGATATCGTGGACGTGGACAGCCGGGACAAACCGGAAGATCTGGCGGCCCTGAATCCGTATAACGAGGTCCCGACCCTGGTGGACCGTGAGCTGACCCTGTATCAGTCCACGGTGATCATGGAGTATCTGGACGAGCGCTTCCCGCATCCGCCGTTGCTGCCGGTGTATCCGGTGGCGCGGGCGCAGAGTCGTCTGCTGGTGCACCGTATCGAGCGTGACTGGTGTGGCCATGTGGACGCCCTGGTGCTGGGCGAGGAGAAAGACGCCGCTTTGAACAAGCGCCGCAAGGAACTGCGCGAAGGAATGATCGCCACCGCGCCGATCTTCAATGAGCTGCCGTTCTTCATGAGCGAGGAATTCACCCTGGTGGACTGCGTGGTGGCGCCGATTTTGTGGCGGTTGCCCGTTCTGGGTGTGGACCTGCCCGCCAAGCAGGCCAAGCCGCTGCTGGATTACGCCGAGCGCCTGTTTGACCGTGACAGCTTCCAGGCCAGCCTGACCGAAGCTGAGCGGGAAATGCGCCTGGCGCTGTGA
- a CDS encoding cytochrome c1 — MKKLFAAILFSCLPVLAVAAGGHDAEYEKAPVNLQDKVSLQNGAKLYVNYCMGCHSLEYLRYGRMGDDLGIPDELVLKYMNFTSDKIGDPMQNAMDKEDAKKWFGTAPPDLTLEARLQSPDWLYSYLIGFYEDESRPFGYNNKVFPNVGMPHVMAGMQEALDEEEFKAAMGDITNFLTYAAEPIAPTRERIGVYVLVFLAILLVPAYLLKKEYWKDVH; from the coding sequence ATGAAGAAGCTTTTTGCCGCCATTTTGTTCAGCTGTTTGCCGGTATTGGCCGTGGCCGCCGGTGGTCATGACGCTGAGTATGAGAAGGCTCCGGTCAATCTGCAGGACAAAGTGAGCCTGCAGAACGGTGCCAAGCTTTATGTCAATTACTGCATGGGTTGTCATAGTCTGGAATATCTGCGTTACGGTCGTATGGGCGACGACCTGGGTATCCCGGATGAGCTGGTACTGAAGTATATGAACTTCACCAGTGATAAGATTGGTGATCCGATGCAGAACGCCATGGATAAGGAAGACGCCAAGAAGTGGTTCGGGACCGCGCCGCCGGATCTGACCCTGGAAGCGCGCCTGCAATCCCCGGATTGGCTGTATTCTTATCTGATCGGCTTCTATGAGGATGAATCCCGTCCGTTCGGTTACAACAACAAGGTGTTCCCGAACGTCGGCATGCCGCATGTGATGGCCGGTATGCAGGAAGCCCTGGATGAAGAGGAATTCAAGGCCGCCATGGGCGATATCACCAACTTCCTCACTTACGCGGCGGAGCCGATTGCGCCCACCCGTGAGCGGATTGGTGTTTACGTGCTCGTGTTCCTTGCTATCCTTCTCGTACCGGCGTACCTGCTGAAGAAGGAATACTGGAAAGACGTTCACTGA
- a CDS encoding cytochrome b translates to MRVVNGLIDWVDARLPVVNTYKKHMSEYYAPKNFNFWYYFGVLSMVVLVNQLLTGIWLTMFFSPSQGFESVEYIMRDVQWGWLIRYMHAVGASAFFAVVYIHMFRGLLYGSYKPPRELVWIFGMLIYVALMAEGFLGYVLPWGNMSYWGAQVIISLAGAIPFDVIPFIDANDAKEIGEALTTWVRGDYLLSTATVNKFFALHVVAIPLVLVALVFLHILALHEVGSNNPDGVEIKKHKDENGIPKDGIPFHPYYTVKDLPGVIIFMMVFAVVIFYFPTGGGYLIEKPNFAPADPLKTPDHIAPVWYYGPYYAMLRATTIDWFISSKAWGLIAMGGAIAILFLLPWLDRHPVKSIRYKGLVSKITLALFVVDFLILGYLGTQPATGLAKTVAQIGTVYYFLFFIVILPFGHRFEKSKPVPERVTGGH, encoded by the coding sequence ATGAGAGTGGTGAATGGCTTGATCGACTGGGTGGATGCGCGTCTTCCCGTCGTTAACACCTACAAAAAACACATGTCGGAGTACTACGCTCCGAAGAACTTCAACTTCTGGTACTACTTTGGGGTGCTCTCCATGGTGGTGCTGGTGAACCAGCTGCTCACCGGTATCTGGTTGACCATGTTCTTCTCTCCCAGCCAGGGCTTCGAGTCCGTCGAGTACATCATGCGCGACGTGCAGTGGGGCTGGCTGATCCGCTATATGCACGCGGTCGGCGCTTCGGCCTTCTTCGCCGTGGTGTACATCCACATGTTCCGTGGCCTGCTGTACGGCTCCTACAAGCCGCCGCGGGAACTGGTGTGGATCTTCGGCATGTTGATCTACGTGGCACTGATGGCCGAAGGTTTCCTCGGCTACGTGCTGCCCTGGGGTAACATGTCCTACTGGGGCGCCCAGGTGATCATCTCCCTGGCCGGCGCGATTCCGTTCGACGTGATTCCGTTCATCGACGCCAACGACGCCAAGGAAATCGGTGAGGCCCTCACCACCTGGGTGCGTGGCGACTATCTGCTGTCCACCGCCACCGTGAACAAATTCTTCGCCCTGCACGTGGTGGCGATTCCGCTGGTGCTGGTGGCCCTGGTTTTCCTGCACATCCTGGCGCTGCATGAAGTCGGCTCCAACAACCCGGATGGCGTGGAAATCAAGAAGCACAAGGACGAGAACGGGATCCCCAAAGACGGCATCCCGTTCCACCCTTACTACACCGTCAAGGACCTGCCCGGCGTCATCATCTTCATGATGGTGTTCGCGGTGGTGATCTTCTACTTCCCCACCGGCGGCGGCTATTTGATCGAGAAGCCCAACTTCGCGCCGGCGGATCCGCTGAAGACCCCGGATCACATCGCTCCGGTGTGGTACTACGGCCCCTATTACGCGATGCTGCGTGCCACCACCATCGACTGGTTTATCTCGTCCAAGGCCTGGGGGCTGATCGCCATGGGCGGCGCCATTGCCATTCTGTTCCTGCTGCCCTGGCTGGACCGCCATCCGGTCAAGTCCATCCGTTACAAGGGCCTGGTGAGCAAGATCACCCTGGCGCTATTCGTGGTGGACTTCCTGATCCTCGGCTATCTCGGGACCCAGCCGGCCACCGGTCTGGCGAAGACCGTGGCGCAGATCGGCACGGTGTATTACTTCCTGTTCTTCATCGTGATACTGCCATTCGGCCATCGATTCGAAAAATCCAAGCCGGTACCTGAGCGCGTCACGGGGGGTCACTGA